A section of the Acropora muricata isolate sample 2 chromosome 4, ASM3666990v1, whole genome shotgun sequence genome encodes:
- the LOC136914696 gene encoding G protein-coupled receptor kinase 5-like: MELENIVANTVYLKARESKTKGRSKKWKELLKFPHHTVSAYLKHELQPTYDRICEKEPIGRELFRQFCAGNAELQRAIYFLDEVDAFDKAEASRKPSLARDLVQKHLPEQNTHNHEVLPGGERYDGHRVAGVMDDTVEKTIQTVSKAPDEEFSMDFFKDAVREVKDFLGGKPFEDYQQTMYFSRYLQWKWLERQPVTKKTFRHYRVLGKGGFGEVCACQSKISGKMYAMKKLEKKRIKRRKGEAMALNEKQLLEKIDSRFVVSLAYAYETKDALCMVLTLMNGGDLKFHIHNMGNPGFEEERAVFYAAEVMLGLIHLHSKRIVYRDMKPENLLLDDNGHVRISDLGLAVQIKNGETIRGRVGTIGYMSPEVVKNERYTFAPDWWGLGCLVYEMIQGKSPFRARKEKVKREEVERRVKEDQEVYTDKFSSAARLICSQALQKDVNNRLGYSDLGGEEAKKHIFFRNINWPQLEAGMFKPPFVPDPRAVYCKDVLDIEQFSSVKGVRLDESDDEFYRKFASGSVSIPWQSEMIEMECFSELNVFGPHGTPTPDLIGDAPPEPPKKRGVACCSGSDDGL, encoded by the exons ATGGAACTAGAGAATATTGTAGCCAACACTGTATATTTAAAAGCACGAGAAA GTAAAACTAAGGGCAGAAGCAAGAAGTGGAAGGAGCTTTTAAAGTTTCCTCATCACACCGTATCCGCTTATTTGAAACACGAAT TGCAGCCTACTTACGACAGAATTTGCGAGAAAGAGCCCATTGGACGTGAGCTATTCCGACAATTTTGCGCTGGAAATGCAGAACTTCAGCGAGCCATCTACTTTCTTGACGAAGTG GACGCATTTGACAAAGCCGAGGCGTCGAGGAAGCCCTCGCTGGCCAGAGATCTCGTTCAGAAACATCTTCCAGAACAGAACACG cACAATCATGAAGTATTGCCGGGTGGCGAGAGGTATGACGGCCACCGAGTGGCTGGTGTCATGGATGACACAGTAGAGAAGACAATACAAACAGTGTCAAAAGCTCCTGATgaggaattttccatggatttcTTTAAGGATGCTGTCAG GGAAGTAAAAGATTTTCTGGGAGGGAAGCCTTTTGAAGATTACCAACAAACAATGTACTTTTCCAGATATTTGCAGTGGAAGTGGCTTGAAAG aCAACCTGTCACAAAGAAGACATTTCGCCATTACAGAGTTTTAGGAAAAGGAGGATTTGGGGAG GTTTGCGCTTGTCAAAGCAAAATTAGCGGAAAGATGTATGCCATGAAAAAACTGGAGAAGAAGAGAATTAAGAGGAGAAAAGGAGAGGCAATGGCATTAAATGAGAAACAACTTTTAGAAAAAATTGACAGCAGATTTGTG GTCAGTTTAGCGTATGCATATGAAACCAAAGATGCACTCTGTATGGTTTTAACATTAATGAATGGTGGTGATTTGAAGTTTCACATCCACAACATGGGAAACCCTGGTTTTGAAGAAGAAAGGGCAGTTTTCTATGCTGCAGAAGTCATGTTAGGATTAATTCATTTACACTCAAAAAGAATAGTCTACAG AGATATGAAACCAGAAAATCTTCTTTTAGATGACAATGGTCACGTTCGCATCTCTGATCTTGGTTTAGCTGTTCAAATAAAAAATGGCGAAACGATAAGAGGAAGAGTGGGGACAATCGGCTACATGT CCCCTGAGGTGGTAAAAAATGAACGTTATACATTTGCCCCAGACTGGTGGGGTCTAGGTTGTCTTGTATATGAGATGATTCAAGGCAAG TCTCCATTTAGagcaagaaaggaaaaagtgaaAAGGGAAGAAGTGGAACGGAGAGTTAAAGAAGACCAGGAAGTGTACACAGACAAGTTTAGTTCAGCAGCGAGATTAATATGTAGTCAG GCCCTTCAAAAAGATGTAAATAACAGATTAGGATATAGCGATTTAGGTGGAGAGGAGGCTAAGAAACATATCTTCTTTAGAAATATTAACTGGCCACAGCTGGAAGCAGGAATGTTCAAGCCTCCATTTGTTCCTGAT CCAAGAGCTGTGTATTGCAAAGATGTGCTTGACATTGAGCAGTTCTCTTCTGTGAAGGGTGTGAGGTTGGATGAAAGCGATGATGAATTTTATAGGAAATTTGCCAGTGGATCTGTGTCAATACCCTGGCAGTCTGAG ATGATCGAGATGGAGTGTTTTTCAGAATTGAATGTTTTTGGTCCTCATGGTACTCCAACACCTGATCTCATTGGGGATGCACCACCGGAACCTCCAAAGAAAAGAGGGGTGGCATGCTGTTCAGGATCT GATGATGGTCTTTAA